A section of the Streptomyces sp. Je 1-369 genome encodes:
- a CDS encoding Uma2 family endonuclease → MSVEDFEELVRRAPETVRNKLEFLGGRLCVKHGPIDAEDFEELARVAPEAVVLELIDGKLGVKPVPDGDHGEIIMWLLRQCMRQRPELGLYPEQGLVVAGYRAGRAKPDGALAPVGSFGGQGEWADPSSVLMVVEVTSYDRDTDRRDRHEKRHGYARAGIPVYLLIDRDSDTVTVFSGPLDGDYRRSAAYAYGATVGLPAPVAITLHTEQLKDYTA, encoded by the coding sequence ATGTCCGTCGAGGACTTCGAGGAACTCGTCCGCAGGGCTCCGGAGACCGTGCGCAACAAGCTCGAATTCCTCGGGGGAAGGTTGTGCGTGAAGCACGGTCCGATCGATGCCGAGGACTTCGAGGAACTCGCCCGAGTGGCCCCCGAAGCGGTGGTTCTCGAGCTCATCGACGGAAAACTAGGGGTCAAGCCCGTGCCGGACGGCGACCACGGAGAGATCATCATGTGGTTGCTGCGACAGTGCATGCGGCAACGCCCGGAACTTGGGCTGTACCCCGAGCAGGGATTGGTCGTCGCGGGGTACCGCGCAGGACGTGCGAAGCCCGACGGAGCGCTTGCGCCGGTAGGGAGTTTCGGCGGGCAGGGGGAGTGGGCGGACCCCAGCAGCGTCCTCATGGTCGTTGAAGTCACTTCGTACGACCGCGACACCGACCGCCGCGACCGCCACGAGAAGCGACACGGGTACGCCCGCGCAGGAATCCCCGTCTACCTCCTCATCGATCGGGACAGTGACACCGTGACAGTGTTCAGCGGCCCCCTCGACGGCGACTACCGGCGGAGCGCCGCATACGCGTACGGCGCCACCGTCGGGCTCCCTGCCCCCGTCGCCATCACCCTGCACACCGAGCAGCTCAAGGACTACACCGCCTGA
- a CDS encoding helix-turn-helix domain-containing protein produces MSVQYNPTWRYSGNQLKRWRMKANVSREELAVASNYAPDTIKAMEQGVRMPTARVLDVADDLCDAAGLLSAGKDYVRAEKFPQRVQDFMAREQEALSLWSYEVALIPGLLQTESYARALIGNRCPPVDEETVEERVAARLERQAILHRKPPVAVSFVIYEASLCTPEVDKEQMARLLEASGLYNVSLQVLPFKRAIPSALSGPMVLMETRDHERLALSEGQSVSQLTSDPDVVTAQSERLSMIRTVALSPTESAQFIERMVDDL; encoded by the coding sequence GTGTCCGTGCAGTACAACCCGACCTGGCGGTACAGCGGGAACCAGCTGAAGCGGTGGCGCATGAAGGCGAACGTCTCGCGCGAGGAGTTGGCCGTCGCCTCCAATTACGCGCCGGACACCATCAAGGCCATGGAGCAGGGCGTTCGGATGCCGACGGCTCGGGTGCTGGATGTGGCGGATGACCTTTGCGACGCGGCTGGGTTGCTGAGCGCGGGCAAGGATTACGTCAGGGCGGAGAAGTTTCCGCAGCGAGTGCAGGACTTCATGGCGCGTGAGCAGGAGGCCCTGTCTCTGTGGTCGTACGAAGTAGCGCTGATTCCGGGGCTGTTGCAAACGGAGTCGTACGCGCGAGCGCTGATTGGGAACCGCTGCCCTCCGGTGGATGAGGAAACGGTGGAGGAGCGAGTTGCCGCTCGCCTCGAACGGCAGGCGATTCTGCATCGGAAGCCGCCGGTGGCGGTCAGCTTTGTGATCTACGAGGCCTCGTTGTGCACCCCAGAGGTCGACAAGGAACAGATGGCGCGACTGCTGGAGGCCAGCGGCCTGTACAACGTGTCGCTGCAGGTACTGCCTTTCAAGCGAGCCATTCCCTCGGCTCTCTCGGGTCCAATGGTGCTGATGGAAACCCGCGACCATGAACGGCTTGCCCTGTCCGAGGGCCAGTCCGTGAGCCAGCTGACCTCCGACCCGGATGTCGTCACCGCTCAGAGTGAGCGGCTTAGCATGATCCGCACCGTGGCTCTCAGTCCGACTGAGTCAGCCCAATTCATCGAGCGGATGGTGGATGACCTATGA
- a CDS encoding DUF397 domain-containing protein encodes MSGVLQWFKSSYSDDEGANCLEVAVERNESTSIGIHIRDSKDSSGPEIALSAAAWLAFIAAVQPGA; translated from the coding sequence ATGAGCGGCGTGCTGCAGTGGTTCAAGTCCAGCTACAGCGATGACGAGGGTGCCAACTGCCTCGAAGTGGCCGTGGAGCGGAACGAGTCCACGTCCATAGGCATCCACATCCGCGACTCGAAGGACTCCTCGGGCCCCGAGATTGCCCTTTCCGCCGCCGCGTGGCTCGCCTTCATCGCCGCAGTTCAGCCCGGGGCTTGA
- a CDS encoding aspartate kinase, which produces MSLVVQKYGGSSVADAEGIKRVAKRVVDAKKNGHQVVVVVSAMGDTTDELIDLAGQVSPIPAGREFDMLLTAGERISMALLAMAIKNLGHEAQSFTGSQAGVITDSVHNKARIIDVTPGRIRTSVDEGNIAIVAGFQGVSQEGKNITTLGRGGSDTTAVALAAALDAEVCEIYTDVDGVFTADPRVVKKARKIDWISFEDMLELASSGSKVLLHRCVEYARRYNIPIHVRSSFSGLQGTWVSNEPQGDRKVEQAIISGVAHDTSEAKITVVGVPDKPGEAASIFRAIADAEVNIDMVVQNVSAASTGLTDISFTLPKAEGRKAIDALEKTRAAIGFDSLRYDDQIAKISLVGAGMKTNPGVTATFFEALSDAGVNIELISTSEIRISVVTRDDDVTEAVRAVHTAFGLDSDTDEAVVYGGTGR; this is translated from the coding sequence GTGAGCCTTGTCGTGCAGAAGTACGGAGGCTCCTCCGTAGCCGATGCCGAAGGCATCAAGCGGGTCGCCAAGAGGGTTGTCGACGCCAAGAAGAACGGCCATCAGGTCGTTGTCGTGGTGTCCGCCATGGGTGACACGACGGATGAGTTGATCGATCTTGCCGGGCAGGTGTCACCGATCCCTGCCGGGCGCGAATTCGACATGCTGCTGACCGCTGGTGAGCGGATCTCGATGGCCCTGCTGGCCATGGCGATCAAAAACCTGGGCCACGAGGCCCAGTCGTTCACGGGCAGCCAGGCCGGCGTCATCACCGACTCCGTCCACAACAAAGCGCGGATCATCGATGTCACCCCGGGCCGCATCCGGACCTCCGTCGACGAGGGCAACATCGCCATCGTCGCCGGGTTCCAGGGCGTCAGCCAGGAGGGGAAGAACATCACGACCCTCGGGCGTGGTGGCTCGGACACGACCGCCGTCGCCCTCGCCGCCGCTCTCGACGCCGAGGTCTGCGAGATCTACACGGACGTGGACGGTGTCTTCACCGCCGACCCGCGTGTGGTGAAGAAGGCCCGGAAGATCGACTGGATCTCGTTCGAGGACATGCTGGAGCTCGCCAGCTCCGGCTCCAAGGTGCTCCTCCACCGCTGTGTGGAGTACGCCCGCCGTTACAACATCCCGATTCACGTGCGGTCCTCGTTCTCGGGGCTTCAGGGCACATGGGTCAGCAACGAACCGCAAGGGGACCGCAAGGTGGAGCAGGCCATCATCTCCGGTGTCGCGCACGACACCTCCGAGGCCAAGATCACGGTCGTCGGCGTGCCCGACAAGCCGGGCGAGGCCGCCTCGATCTTCCGCGCCATCGCGGACGCCGAGGTCAACATCGACATGGTCGTGCAGAACGTGTCGGCCGCCTCGACGGGCCTGACCGACATCTCCTTCACCCTCCCCAAGGCCGAGGGCCGCAAGGCCATCGACGCCCTGGAGAAGACCCGCGCGGCCATCGGGTTCGACTCTCTCCGGTACGACGACCAGATTGCGAAGATCTCGCTCGTGGGTGCCGGGATGAAGACCAATCCCGGCGTCACCGCGACCTTCTTCGAGGCGCTCAGCGACGCCGGCGTGAACATCGAGCTCATCTCGACCTCCGAGATCCGCATCTCGGTCGTCACGCGCGACGACGACGTGACCGAGGCCGTCCGCGCCGTGCACACCGCCTTCGGGCTCGACTCCGACACGGACGAGGCCGTGGTTTATGGAGGCACCGGCCGATGA